The sequence below is a genomic window from Methanosarcinales archaeon.
TTATTATATGTATAGCTGATTTTTTTAAGGATACTCGTATTATTTGTTCCTGTTTAATATCCAGTCGTTCAAAAGCATGTGATGGCATTTCTATCTCAAGATTAAAATCTCCGTCAATATAAAGTAAATATGTCGCTCCATTTGAGATTATTTCGGTGATTTTCCCTGAAAAAATGTTTGAAGCTATGGCTTTTCCAAGGGGTCGATCTTCTCGCACCACCATAACCTGGTCTGGACGAATACCCCAGGTAACTTCCTCGCCAACTTGCACACCTTCCATTCTCATTGCGATTATTTTTTTATGGCTCTGGATCATAACTTCATCATTTATTATATCAAGAATCTTTCCTTTGAAAATGTTGTTCATCCCCACAAGCTTTGCCACATTCTCATTTATTGGCTTTGAAAAAATCTCTTTGGGTGGGCCCATTTGTTCTATTCCGCCGTGTTTGTAAACGATTATGGTATCAGCCATAGTATATGCTTCAACAGGGTTGTGGGTAATCAAAATAATGGGTATTTTAATAATCTGCCGTAATTTTTTCAAATTCCTTCGTAATCTCATCCTGACAATATAATCAAGAGAGGAAAAAGGCTCATCCAGAAGCAGAATTTTGGGTCGGGTTATCAGTGCACGGGCAAAGGCAACTCTCTGGCGTTGCCCTCCTGACAATTGAGAAGGGTACCTTTTCTCAAGCCCATGGATTTCAAAAACATCCAGCATCTCTTGCATCTTTTCTTTTTTATTATTTCCGGAACGCAATCCAAAGATGATATTTTCTCCAACTGTAAGATGCGGGAATAACGCATAATTCTGGAAAAGATATCCGACATTCCTCTTTTGTGGTGAAATATTGATGCTTTTTTCAGAGTCAAAATATGTAATATCATTTACATTTATGTAGCCTTTATCAGGAACTTCAAGCCCTGTTATGCACTCAAGAGTCAATGTTTTTCCTGCCCCGGAAGGGCCGAAAAGAACTATTATTTCATTACCACATTTAAATTCTACATTAAGCACGAATTCATTTGAATTCTTATTTGTTAATTTTTTGGATATATTAACATATAAATCCATAATCAATCCGTTCTGTTGATCCTTGTAG
It includes:
- a CDS encoding ABC transporter ATP-binding protein codes for the protein MDLYVNISKKLTNKNSNEFVLNVEFKCGNEIIVLFGPSGAGKTLTLECITGLEVPDKGYINVNDITYFDSEKSINISPQKRNVGYLFQNYALFPHLTVGENIIFGLRSGNNKKEKMQEMLDVFEIHGLEKRYPSQLSGGQRQRVAFARALITRPKILLLDEPFSSLDYIVRMRLRRNLKKLRQIIKIPIILITHNPVEAYTMADTIIVYKHGGIEQMGPPKEIFSKPINENVAKLVGMNNIFKGKILDIINDEVMIQSHKKIIAMRMEGVQVGEEVTWGIRPDQVMVVREDRPLGKAIASNIFSGKITEIISNGATYLLYIDGDFNLEIEMPSHAFERLDIKQEQIIRVSLKKSAIHIIKE